The Rheinheimera mangrovi genome contains the following window.
TGGCCGAACAGCTGGATGCAACACAAGCTCAGAGTTGTTATGTCAAAGCAGATTTATTGCTGCGCCAGAATCAGGCCAAAGCAGCGTTGGAGTTATTACAACCTCACATGCTGATACCAGCAGATGCGCCTTTGTTAGCTCCTCTGTATTTTCAGGCGCTTTTAGCAGCCGGCCATAATATTGAAGTCTTTCATACTGTGCTTAAAGCCATAGAGCAAAAGTGGTTTACCAAAGCGCAGTGGCAAGCACAGCGTTATCAGATGTATCCGCAGGCTATCCGTAATCTGGCGGCCCAGGGGGTATTTGACGAAAGCAGTGATTATTGGCTGGCGTTGCCGTCGAAAGAACGTAAGTCGATGGCTGCTGTATTGGGTCGGGTTTGGGCCAAAGTTAAAGCTGGTCAGGTAGAGCAGGCTGAAAAGCTGCTGGTTGATCACTTAGCTTACAGTGACTTGCCTTTGGCATGGCCAGTGCTGAAACAAATTCCGTTAAAGCGCCATGTGGTATTGCTGCGTAAACAGCTGCAGCACTGGTTACGTGATCACAAAGAAGATGCAGTACTGTATGCGACTCTTGCCTATTGTGCTGAGCAAGACGGCGAGCCTATGCAGGCCGAAATGGCCTGGCAAAAAGCTTTGCAGTATCAGCCGGGCTTAAAAACTTAATTTATGTCGTCTGAGTTATTAACGGGCCTGGCTCCAGTTATTGGTGTCAGGCCTCATCTTCTGTTGCTAGGTAGTATGCCAGGCGCAGCCTCTCTGCTTGAGCAACGTTATTACGCCCATCCACGCAATTTATTCTGGCCTTTTATGCAGCAGTTGTTTGCTATTCCGGTTGAGCTTGGGTATCAGCAGCGTTGTCAGTTGCTAACCGAACAAGGCGTAGCGCTGTGGGATGTGATAGCACACTGTGAGCGAGCTGGCAGTCTGGATAGCGCCATTAAAAAAAGCACTGTGATTTGTAATGCGATACCGCAATTGCTTGAAGCGCAACCACAAATTCTAAAGATTTGTTTTAACGGCGCCAAAGCCGCAGAAGAGTTTAAACGTCATTTGCTACCACAGGTGAAACACCGCAATGATATTCAGTATATTCAGCTGCCTTCCAGTAGCCCGGCTCATGCCAGCCAAAGCAAAGAGCTGAAGCTGGCATTATGGGCAAAAGCCTTACTGGAATAAGATTTCTAGTTCTGCTGTAGCTTCAAATCCAGCTGTTTTTGCCTGGCTAAAAACAGCTTTTGCTTCGTCAGTCTTATCTTCCGTCAGCAACTGAATAGCCTGCCAGCCTAAAGCCACAGGATCGTTTTGTCTCTGCAGATAATGAGCCCAGCCTTGATCAAACTGAGCCCGCGCACGCTGGGCTTCAAGCAAGCCATTGCGAGCGGCCTGATCCAACCAATATTCGTCTGTCCATTCTTTAGGTCGCTGATGGATCTGTCTGAGATACATTTTATCTTTGGCATACAGGGGGGCTTTTCCTGTGTTGTAGTTCAGATCCCAAGGGGCAATTTTGTAATCACCAGCCTTATTGATAAAACTCAGGGTATCGCCTTCTGCAAAAGGAACCTCACCGGAAAGTATGGCCAGTTTTTTAAGCTTTTTATCTGGGGCCACAGTGAGCATGGCGCTGCCGTTAAAGGCTGGCATCTTAACTGCTTTGGCTTTTTCTGATTTGAAATCTGAAAGCTTTGGTAATTCTTCTGTGCTCTGCGTCAGGTCTACAGAGCCAATAGCTGCCTGATCCAAATAATTCAGCAAAATAGCATTACTGTATTGGGAATGGGCAACTCCGGCTTTTGCTGCGGGCCATGAATCGTTGACCAGCGAGTGCATGAGTATCTTACGCCATTGTGCTTGCCCACCGACAGCCAGCTTAAAATCCAGAGTTATTCTGCGTATAGATTTGTCAGGAGAAGGTTGATAGCGCCATTGTCGTATTGCCTGCTCCGATACTTCATCAAAAACTCCGGCAGGAAAACTATGCTGGGTTTGGGCGTAAACCACTTCACCTTGTTCATCGATTAGAAAGCGCACAGATGCAAAACCCTGAGTACCTTTGCGGGCAGCAGTGACTGGGTATTTGGGTTCAACTCTTTCAATTACTTCAGGTAGTGTGCTGTGATCAACCAATACTGAGGCCGATTTACGTTGCTCCAGCATAGTGGCATAGGAGGGCACCCACTGCTTTTCCTGCAAGGCCAGTTGTTGTTGAATCTGTTGTTTTTGCGCTGCCGTAAGGTGTGCGTCCAACGTATTTAAACCTGTGGCTGCACCGGAGTGACCCAAGCCAGCTGCAATCAGAAAATAGCGGTAAGCCAGCGGCAGATCCTGCTCCATACCCTGGCCTTTCATTGCCATCACGGCAAGGTTAAAAGCCGCCAGCTCATTGCCTAAAGGGAGCAAGCGTTCAAATTCTGCTTTAGCCTGTTGATAATTTTCCTGGTGGTAGTAGTGTCCAGCCAGGTAAACATCTGCCTGAGTAAAAAATGAAGTCAGCAAAGCTGAACTGACTAAAAGTTGTTTTAACATCCGTTGTTCCTAATGATCCCATCCGAGCTTGCAGAATGTTATCTGTAAACAGGTATTAGGTAAATATTTTGTTACGCCATTTTGCTGCCATTGGCCACTGTTTGCTCCGGTACTGCCAGAACCACAGCGCCATCTGGTCGGTAAAATCCTGTGATCAGACATTCAGAGCGAAAAGGTCCTATTTGTTTAGTCGGGAAGTTCACTACACCAATAACCTGCTTACCTAACAATTGCTCTTTGCTGTACAAGTTCGTGATTTGAGCACTGGATTGTTTCAGCCCGATGTCAGCGCCGAAATCTACTTTGAGTTTGTATGCAGGTTTGCGGGCTTCAGGAAAATCAGCCACTTCAACAATGGTGCCTACCCGCAGTTCAACCAAATCAAATTGTTCCCAGTTGATAAAGTCCATCCTTTACTCCTCTGCGTTGTTGTTCGCCAGTCGGGGTTGCAGGCGGTCTTTTAAATCTCCTTCAATCACCACAGCGCGACCGGTTTTTTTATCCAGGCAGACAAAAGTGATATTGGCGTCAGCCACTAAGGTATCCGTACCTTCCAGCCAGATTTTCTGATGAATGATGGAGCTTTTGGTATTAATAGCGCTGAATTCGGTATCAATACGCAACTGCTGGCCCATGGTGGCCTGAGCTCTGTAGTTGATATTGATATTTACGATCACCCAGGCCAGACCCAGCTGTTCGAAATGTTCTATATCACCATGCTGTTCCAGATAACCCCAACGGGCTTCCTCCAGAAATTCTAAATAACGGGCGTTATTAACGTGCTGGTAGCCATCCAGGTGATAACCCCGGACTTTGATAAAAGTGTGATGTAGCATAAAAATCTCTGGTTGGACCTGTTTGGTGACATAATGCCATAATTTTAGCCTGGGGTTAATGAGGTTTTTCCTGCACCAGACTGAGATTTTTTTGGCCTGCCGCTGTGGAACCAGTAGAATAAGAGCACTTTGGTTATTTGGTGCTTTTATGCGTCTGTTACAGCAGCTCTCTGCTAAATCCTATTCCACTTTTGCATTGGCTACACAACTTGCCGAACTGGTTGAGCTGGACTCTTTGGCTGAATTAATGGCTTATCAGCCCGCAGTCACTCCTTTATTGTTGGGTGAGGGCAGCAACAGTATTTTTCTGAGCAATCAAACTCAGACCGTTTTACGTTATTTAGCCAAAAGCCGGACTGTGTTGGCAGAAAACGAGCATCAAGTGCAACTGCATGTAGAAGCAGGAGATAACTGGCACCAATTGGTTAGCTGGACTGTGGCTCAGGGCTGGTGGGGATTAGAAAATTTATCCCTTATTCCAGGCAGTGTAGGAGCTGCTCCTGTGCAAAATATCGGTGCTTATGGTGCTGAATTGGCCGACTGCTGTGATTATGTCGATTTTTTTCACTGGCAAAGCCGGGACGTTCAGCGGTTAAGCAAAAGCGATTGTGGTTTTGGCTACCGTGACAGTATTTTTAAAACGGCTCTTGCAGGTTTGGGTGTGATAGTGGCTGTGGGCTTGACGCTAAAAAAACTTAGCCAGCCAAAATTAGGCTACAAAGGGCTGGAGCATTTAAATCAACACAGCTCTGTGGCTGAAGTAGCACAAGCCGTGATTGCAGTGCGTCAATCCAAATTACCAGATCCTGCAATATTGCCAAACTGTGGCAGCTTTTTTAAAAACCCTGTGGTCAGCAAGTCTGTGTTTGAAACTATTTATAAGGCTTATCCCGCGATGCCGTTTTATCCACAAGCTGATGGTTTGGTCAAACTCGCCGCTGGCTGGCTAATAGAACAAACGGGGTTAAAAGGTCAGCGTATTGGTGATGTAGGCTGCTACGAAAAACAAGCGCTGGTACTGGTGAATTTTGGCAAGGGTACTGCGGCAGAGTTACAGCAACTGATTGCGCTGATACAGCAAAAAGTTGCAGCACAGTTTGCTGTTCAGCTCGAACCTGAGGTGCGTTTAATTGGCCAGTGAACTACGTAAAACTCTACCCCATAGCCTGATAGTTCAACGCCAACTGGTGCATTATCTGGCTGATGGCGCTTTATGTTCTGGCCAGTGGCTGGGGGAGCAGTTAGGTATAAGCCGCACTGCTGTCGCCAAACATCTGGAACAATTGCAGCAGTACGGTCTGGATTTATACAAAATTAAAGGCAAAGGTTATCGGCTGGCGCAACCTGTGCAATTGTTGGATGCGGCATTGATTAAAGAATTACAACAGCAGCAGGCTCCGGTGTGGGTGCAGTCCGTTACTGATTCCACCAACAGCCAGTTGATGCAAAAACTCAAAGACGGTGTACTACCAGAAAAAGGCGCTGTGCTGGTGGCTGAAGCTCAGACCGCTGGCCGTGGCCGACGTGGTAAACAGTGGTTTTCGCCTTTTGGCTGTAATTTGTATTTTTCAATGTACTGGCAACTGGAGCAAGGTATTCAGGCCGCTATGGGTTTAAGTTTGGTGGTAGGCCTTGCCGTCGCAAAAGTGCTGCAACAGCAGTGGCAACTGCCGGTGCGCTTAAAGTG
Protein-coding sequences here:
- a CDS encoding heme biosynthesis HemY N-terminal domain-containing protein — encoded protein: MIRLLIVVLLLAAAMWLGPWLTQNPGYLMLVLGPWTIEMTLVGFAIILLLSLSLLWLTLRILRPFLGFRNWTLNPFRGRQQRKARLAFEQAALALAAGRFQDAEQYFDRSDAMPEFTMLRQSMACYAALQAGHATKAMQLAEQLDATQAQSCYVKADLLLRQNQAKAALELLQPHMLIPADAPLLAPLYFQALLAAGHNIEVFHTVLKAIEQKWFTKAQWQAQRYQMYPQAIRNLAAQGVFDESSDYWLALPSKERKSMAAVLGRVWAKVKAGQVEQAEKLLVDHLAYSDLPLAWPVLKQIPLKRHVVLLRKQLQHWLRDHKEDAVLYATLAYCAEQDGEPMQAEMAWQKALQYQPGLKT
- a CDS encoding DNA-deoxyinosine glycosylase, with translation MSSELLTGLAPVIGVRPHLLLLGSMPGAASLLEQRYYAHPRNLFWPFMQQLFAIPVELGYQQRCQLLTEQGVALWDVIAHCERAGSLDSAIKKSTVICNAIPQLLEAQPQILKICFNGAKAAEEFKRHLLPQVKHRNDIQYIQLPSSSPAHASQSKELKLALWAKALLE
- a CDS encoding TonB family protein; the encoded protein is MLKQLLVSSALLTSFFTQADVYLAGHYYHQENYQQAKAEFERLLPLGNELAAFNLAVMAMKGQGMEQDLPLAYRYFLIAAGLGHSGAATGLNTLDAHLTAAQKQQIQQQLALQEKQWVPSYATMLEQRKSASVLVDHSTLPEVIERVEPKYPVTAARKGTQGFASVRFLIDEQGEVVYAQTQHSFPAGVFDEVSEQAIRQWRYQPSPDKSIRRITLDFKLAVGGQAQWRKILMHSLVNDSWPAAKAGVAHSQYSNAILLNYLDQAAIGSVDLTQSTEELPKLSDFKSEKAKAVKMPAFNGSAMLTVAPDKKLKKLAILSGEVPFAEGDTLSFINKAGDYKIAPWDLNYNTGKAPLYAKDKMYLRQIHQRPKEWTDEYWLDQAARNGLLEAQRARAQFDQGWAHYLQRQNDPVALGWQAIQLLTEDKTDEAKAVFSQAKTAGFEATAELEILFQ
- a CDS encoding tRNA-binding protein, whose translation is MDFINWEQFDLVELRVGTIVEVADFPEARKPAYKLKVDFGADIGLKQSSAQITNLYSKEQLLGKQVIGVVNFPTKQIGPFRSECLITGFYRPDGAVVLAVPEQTVANGSKMA
- a CDS encoding acyl-CoA thioesterase yields the protein MLHHTFIKVRGYHLDGYQHVNNARYLEFLEEARWGYLEQHGDIEHFEQLGLAWVIVNININYRAQATMGQQLRIDTEFSAINTKSSIIHQKIWLEGTDTLVADANITFVCLDKKTGRAVVIEGDLKDRLQPRLANNNAEE
- the murB gene encoding UDP-N-acetylmuramate dehydrogenase, with product MRLLQQLSAKSYSTFALATQLAELVELDSLAELMAYQPAVTPLLLGEGSNSIFLSNQTQTVLRYLAKSRTVLAENEHQVQLHVEAGDNWHQLVSWTVAQGWWGLENLSLIPGSVGAAPVQNIGAYGAELADCCDYVDFFHWQSRDVQRLSKSDCGFGYRDSIFKTALAGLGVIVAVGLTLKKLSQPKLGYKGLEHLNQHSSVAEVAQAVIAVRQSKLPDPAILPNCGSFFKNPVVSKSVFETIYKAYPAMPFYPQADGLVKLAAGWLIEQTGLKGQRIGDVGCYEKQALVLVNFGKGTAAELQQLIALIQQKVAAQFAVQLEPEVRLIGQ
- the birA gene encoding bifunctional biotin--[acetyl-CoA-carboxylase] ligase/biotin operon repressor BirA, with product MASELRKTLPHSLIVQRQLVHYLADGALCSGQWLGEQLGISRTAVAKHLEQLQQYGLDLYKIKGKGYRLAQPVQLLDAALIKELQQQQAPVWVQSVTDSTNSQLMQKLKDGVLPEKGAVLVAEAQTAGRGRRGKQWFSPFGCNLYFSMYWQLEQGIQAAMGLSLVVGLAVAKVLQQQWQLPVRLKWPNDLYIEHKKLGGILVELAGQTHAQCDVVIGLGLNIRMPDHTDKAVDQPWADLTSALGKPIDRNLLVALLQHQLVLELQQFSQQGFAPYVQEFNLLDQFAGEQVTLSSGSQTITGFCVGVDAQGGLVLDINGQKQSFYGGELSLRKAL